In the Lepisosteus oculatus isolate fLepOcu1 chromosome 6, fLepOcu1.hap2, whole genome shotgun sequence genome, one interval contains:
- the lsm5 gene encoding U6 snRNA-associated Sm-like protein LSm5, with protein MAAAPATNPSQLLPLELVDKCIGSRIHIVMKNDKEIVGTLLGFDDFVNMVLEDVTEFEITPEGRRITKLDQILLNGNNITMLIPGGEGPEV; from the exons ATGGCGGCGGCTCCGGCTACAAACCCTTCACAATTGCTCCCGCTTG AGCTTGTGGACAAATGTATTGGTTCCCGGATTCATATTGTGATGAAGAACGACAAGGAGATTGTCGGCACTCTGTTGGGATTTGATGACTTTGTCA ACATGGTGCTTGAAGATGTCACTGAATT TGAGATCACACCAGAGGGAAGGAGGATAACCAAACTGGATCAGATCTTATTGAATGGAAACAACATCACCATG CTTATTCCTGGAGGTGAAGGACCTGAAGTATGA